One part of the Algibacter sp. L1A34 genome encodes these proteins:
- a CDS encoding DMT family transporter yields the protein MNSNTYKAHFALFSANLIYGANYIIAKGIMPHKIGPTAFVFIRLACCAMLFWALKFLFVKEKVERKDFIQLGLCGLLGAAANMMFFFHGINLTSPVDASIIMTVTPVMVFIFSFFILKERLTKNKFIGIIIAGIGAIFLIAYGNKSTGTSSLLGNSLVFLNASSYGLYLVIVKTLMKKYHSITIISWMFLFGFIFILPFAYQPIIDTNFESFSTNTYLVIGYVVLFTTFFAYLLNVFALNHVMPSVTSSYIYLQPVISFLMVTIYAYVLMKDEYAQDINFVKILSCLMVVAGVYIISKPPKKLA from the coding sequence TTGAATTCTAATACTTATAAAGCCCATTTTGCACTTTTTAGCGCCAACCTTATTTACGGTGCAAACTATATTATAGCAAAAGGCATTATGCCACATAAAATTGGACCAACCGCTTTTGTTTTTATTCGTTTGGCTTGCTGCGCGATGCTATTTTGGGCATTAAAATTTTTGTTTGTAAAAGAAAAAGTAGAACGTAAAGATTTTATACAATTAGGCCTTTGCGGTCTACTTGGAGCTGCTGCTAATATGATGTTTTTTTTTCACGGTATTAATTTAACATCACCTGTAGATGCGTCTATAATAATGACCGTTACTCCTGTTATGGTTTTTATTTTTAGCTTCTTTATTTTGAAAGAACGCTTAACAAAAAACAAATTTATAGGCATTATAATTGCCGGTATAGGCGCTATATTTTTAATCGCCTATGGAAATAAATCTACGGGAACAAGTTCTTTATTAGGTAATTCACTTGTGTTTTTAAATGCCTCAAGTTACGGCCTCTATCTAGTAATCGTTAAAACTTTAATGAAAAAATACCATTCCATAACGATTATTAGTTGGATGTTTTTATTCGGATTTATTTTTATTTTACCATTCGCCTATCAACCTATAATAGATACTAATTTTGAGTCCTTTAGCACAAACACATATTTAGTTATTGGATATGTGGTTCTTTTTACAACTTTTTTCGCCTACTTACTTAATGTTTTTGCATTAAACCATGTTATGCCATCGGTTACCAGTAGCTATATTTATTTACAACCGGTAATTAGTTTTTTAATGGTAACTATTTACGCTTATGTTTTAATGAAAGACGAATATGCACAAGATATTAACTTTGTAAAAATATTAAGTTGCCTTATGGTGGTAGCTGGCGTTTATATTATTAGTAAACCACCGAAGAAATTAGCTTAA
- a CDS encoding cell division protein FtsX has protein sequence MSSSFEKHQKRRLISSYFSVVLSIALVLFLLGLLGMLVLNAKKVSDHFKEQVVLTIYLKDSAKDVETKQLEKSLAMADYVKSTEYVSKEQAAEFMKAENGEDFMDFVGYNPLQNSIDVHLKADFVTSEHLEKISAEAINKNFVEEVTYDNDLVNLMNDNVKKISFWVLVISGIFTLIAVLLINSSIRLAVYSKRFTIKTMQMVGATKRFIRRPFIWKSVRLGIIGAILALIGMAIVLYYLNKTFAELELLSNPILIAILFGAIFALGILITWISTHFATQRFLNLKTDELYY, from the coding sequence ATGAGTTCATCTTTTGAAAAACATCAAAAACGCAGACTAATTTCATCGTATTTCTCGGTGGTTTTAAGTATTGCTTTAGTATTATTTTTACTAGGACTTTTAGGTATGTTGGTACTGAACGCCAAAAAAGTTTCCGATCATTTTAAAGAACAAGTAGTTCTTACAATTTATTTGAAAGATTCGGCTAAAGATGTTGAAACCAAACAGCTTGAAAAAAGTTTGGCTATGGCCGATTATGTAAAATCTACCGAATATGTATCTAAAGAACAGGCTGCCGAATTTATGAAAGCTGAAAACGGTGAAGATTTTATGGATTTTGTGGGTTACAATCCATTGCAAAATTCGATTGATGTACACTTAAAAGCAGACTTTGTAACATCGGAACATCTAGAAAAAATTTCAGCGGAAGCTATAAATAAAAACTTTGTAGAAGAAGTAACCTATGATAACGACTTGGTGAACCTTATGAACGATAACGTTAAAAAAATTAGTTTTTGGGTTTTAGTGATCAGTGGTATCTTCACGCTTATTGCTGTGTTATTAATAAATAGTTCCATCCGTTTGGCAGTATATTCTAAACGATTCACCATAAAAACCATGCAAATGGTTGGAGCGACGAAACGGTTTATTAGACGTCCATTTATTTGGAAAAGCGTTCGTTTAGGTATTATTGGTGCTATACTCGCTTTAATAGGTATGGCTATTGTTTTATATTATTTAAACAAAACTTTTGCAGAGTTAGAATTACTAAGTAACCCGATTTTAATAGCTATTTTATTTGGTGCTATTTTCGCGCTTGGCATTTTAATAACATGGATAAGCACACATTTTGCGACACAACGTTTCTTGAATTTAAAAACAGACGAGCTGTATTATTAA
- the trpB gene encoding tryptophan synthase subunit beta, with protein sequence MSKNYFKNNPDKDGFFGTYGGAFIPPNLEEEMKKINDAYFSISKSHKFITELRQIRKHFQGRPTPVYHCSRLSEKYGGQIYLKREDLNHTGAHKLNHCMGEALLAKHMGKKKLIAETGAGQHGVALATAAAYFGLECEIHMGEVDIAKEYPNVQKMKVLGTTVIPVTHGLKTLKEAVDSAFEAYLKDPINSIYCIGSVVGPHPFPMMVRDFQRVVGIEAKDQFFEMTGELPDNVVACVGGGSNAMGIFSAFLFDDECALYGIEPGGTSFKMGEHAATMTLGKPGTIHGFKCYVLQDENGEPAPVHSIASGLDYPGVGPEHSMLKDLEKVTYDSITDKECIDAFFELSRLEGIIPALESSHAVAYALKLAKKNPKQSILVNLSGRGDKDLDYIIDTYGIPD encoded by the coding sequence ATGTCTAAAAACTATTTCAAAAACAACCCTGATAAAGATGGGTTTTTCGGAACATACGGAGGCGCATTTATTCCGCCTAATTTAGAAGAAGAAATGAAAAAAATTAATGATGCTTACTTCTCAATAAGTAAATCTCATAAATTTATTACAGAACTACGACAAATAAGGAAACATTTTCAAGGCAGACCAACACCTGTTTATCATTGCAGTAGGTTATCTGAAAAATATGGCGGTCAGATTTATTTAAAAAGAGAAGATTTAAATCATACAGGCGCGCATAAATTAAACCACTGTATGGGTGAAGCTTTACTGGCAAAACATATGGGCAAGAAAAAGCTAATTGCGGAAACCGGAGCCGGCCAGCACGGTGTGGCATTAGCTACTGCAGCCGCATATTTTGGTTTGGAGTGCGAAATCCATATGGGTGAAGTTGATATAGCTAAAGAATATCCAAATGTGCAAAAAATGAAAGTTTTAGGCACCACCGTAATACCAGTTACTCATGGTTTAAAAACGTTAAAAGAAGCTGTAGACAGTGCTTTTGAAGCTTATTTAAAAGACCCTATAAATTCCATATATTGTATTGGCTCTGTAGTTGGGCCACACCCATTCCCTATGATGGTAAGAGATTTTCAACGTGTTGTAGGTATCGAAGCTAAAGATCAATTTTTTGAAATGACGGGAGAATTACCAGATAACGTTGTGGCCTGCGTTGGTGGAGGCAGTAATGCTATGGGTATTTTTTCTGCATTTTTATTTGATGATGAATGTGCACTTTATGGTATTGAACCTGGTGGAACATCTTTTAAAATGGGCGAACACGCAGCAACAATGACTTTAGGTAAACCAGGTACTATCCACGGTTTTAAATGTTATGTTTTACAAGATGAAAATGGAGAACCAGCACCCGTGCACTCTATTGCTAGTGGGTTAGATTATCCTGGAGTTGGACCAGAACACAGTATGTTAAAAGATTTAGAAAAAGTAACTTACGATTCTATTACAGACAAAGAATGTATTGATGCATTTTTTGAATTAAGCCGCTTAGAAGGTATTATTCCGGCTTTAGAAAGCTCGCATGCGGTTGCATACGCCTTAAAACTAGCTAAGAAAAACCCAAAACAATCTATTTTAGTAAATTTAAGTGGTAGAGGAGATAAGGATTTAGATTATATTATTGATACTTATGGCATACCAGATTAA
- a CDS encoding DUF3098 domain-containing protein yields the protein MGDKKQKDAVKATFVFGKKNYKFMFIGLAIIALGFILMSGGGSDDPAVFNPEIFSWRRIRLAPMLILIGFGIQVYAILLNPDKK from the coding sequence ATGGGAGATAAAAAACAAAAAGACGCAGTAAAAGCCACATTTGTATTTGGTAAAAAAAACTATAAATTCATGTTTATTGGTCTAGCTATTATTGCACTTGGTTTTATTTTAATGTCTGGTGGTGGTAGCGACGATCCTGCTGTTTTTAACCCAGAAATATTTAGCTGGAGACGTATCCGTTTGGCACCAATGCTTATTCTTATTGGGTTTGGTATTCAAGTTTATGCTATTTTATTGAATCCGGATAAGAAGTAA
- a CDS encoding glycerate kinase, which translates to MKIILAPDKFKNSLTGLEFCSAVEAGIKTVMPEVSIVKLPLADGGDGTIEVVNYYLKGKVVSIEVNNPFFQPVMASYLYAEDSKTAFIEMAEASGLKLLKRKEFDCKNATTLGTGDMIVDALNKGAKTIILGIGGSATNDCGIGMATALGYRFLDKNEKEVKPIGANLSKIKSIDVTNVHPNISEVSFKVACDVTNPLYGKYGAAEVYAAQKSANTDDIKMLNEGLKSFSKIIDAVFGIDAQKTQGAGAAGGMGIASKVFLKGTLERGIQLIKDLANFDEQLDHADWIITGEGKLDTQTMSGKTIQGVLSSAKAKQIKVAAFCGAIDLEGKDVKDFGIEYADAVMNYAKNLNDAMRNSKSYVEKMAKTFAEHLQQST; encoded by the coding sequence ATGAAAATTATACTAGCGCCAGATAAGTTTAAAAATTCTTTAACAGGTTTAGAGTTTTGCAGTGCTGTTGAAGCAGGAATTAAAACTGTAATGCCAGAAGTGAGTATTGTTAAACTGCCTTTAGCAGACGGCGGAGATGGAACCATAGAAGTGGTTAATTATTATTTAAAAGGTAAGGTAGTTTCCATTGAGGTAAATAATCCTTTCTTTCAACCGGTAATGGCATCTTATTTATATGCTGAAGATTCTAAAACGGCATTTATTGAAATGGCTGAAGCTTCGGGTTTAAAACTTTTAAAGCGTAAAGAATTCGACTGTAAAAATGCAACAACACTTGGTACTGGCGATATGATTGTGGATGCATTAAATAAGGGAGCTAAAACCATTATTTTAGGTATTGGTGGGAGTGCAACCAACGATTGTGGCATTGGTATGGCAACTGCTTTAGGTTATCGTTTTTTAGATAAAAATGAAAAGGAGGTAAAACCCATTGGAGCTAATTTATCGAAAATTAAATCGATTGATGTTACCAATGTACATCCAAATATTAGCGAAGTCAGTTTTAAAGTGGCCTGCGATGTTACCAATCCGTTATACGGAAAATACGGAGCTGCTGAGGTTTACGCTGCTCAAAAAAGTGCAAACACGGACGATATTAAAATGTTAAATGAAGGTTTGAAATCGTTTTCAAAAATTATAGACGCCGTTTTTGGCATCGATGCTCAAAAAACTCAAGGTGCAGGAGCCGCTGGAGGTATGGGGATTGCATCAAAAGTATTTTTAAAAGGCACTTTAGAGCGCGGTATTCAGCTTATTAAGGATTTAGCAAATTTCGATGAACAATTGGATCATGCCGATTGGATTATTACAGGAGAAGGTAAGCTCGATACTCAAACCATGTCTGGGAAAACGATACAAGGCGTGCTATCTTCCGCGAAAGCGAAACAGATAAAAGTGGCTGCGTTTTGTGGTGCTATAGATTTGGAAGGAAAGGATGTAAAAGATTTCGGAATAGAATATGCCGATGCCGTTATGAATTATGCTAAAAATTTAAATGATGCTATGAGGAACTCCAAAAGTTATGTTGAAAAAATGGCTAAAACGTTTGCCGAACATTTACAGCAATCAACTTGA
- a CDS encoding undecaprenyl-diphosphate phosphatase has translation MEIIDAIILGIIQGLTEFLPVSSSGHLEIGKAILGDTQVAEQSLLFTVVLHFATALSTIVVFRKDILSLIQGALKFKWNEDLQFISKIAISMIPAVIVGLFFEEQLESLFGGNILLVGCMLIVTAILLYLADKAKDTNKNVTFKNAFIIGISQAIAMLPGISRSGATISTSVLLGNDKTKAARFSFLMVVPLIFGKIAKDVISGDLAYDSGNFTALSIGFVAAFIAGLFACTWMISLVKKSKLSYFAIYCLIVGIIAITYSLLN, from the coding sequence ATGGAAATAATAGATGCAATTATACTGGGTATTATTCAAGGACTTACCGAATTTCTACCCGTTTCGTCAAGTGGACATTTAGAAATAGGAAAAGCCATTTTAGGCGATACTCAAGTAGCAGAACAAAGTTTACTTTTTACGGTAGTACTTCACTTTGCAACAGCTTTGAGTACCATTGTGGTTTTTAGAAAAGATATTTTGAGTCTTATACAAGGCGCGCTTAAATTTAAATGGAACGAGGATTTGCAATTTATTTCCAAGATTGCAATTTCTATGATACCGGCCGTAATTGTTGGTTTATTTTTTGAAGAACAATTAGAATCTCTTTTTGGCGGTAATATTCTATTAGTAGGTTGCATGTTAATTGTTACAGCTATTTTACTTTACTTAGCAGATAAAGCCAAGGACACCAATAAAAACGTAACCTTTAAAAATGCTTTTATAATTGGTATATCTCAAGCCATTGCCATGTTACCAGGTATTTCGCGTTCTGGAGCTACTATTTCTACGTCGGTTTTACTTGGAAACGATAAAACAAAAGCAGCACGTTTTTCTTTTTTAATGGTTGTACCTTTAATTTTTGGTAAAATTGCTAAAGATGTTATAAGCGGTGATTTAGCTTACGATAGCGGAAACTTCACTGCACTTTCTATTGGTTTTGTTGCAGCTTTTATTGCAGGTTTGTTTGCTTGTACTTGGATGATTTCTTTAGTAAAGAAAAGCAAACTATCCTACTTTGCTATTTACTGCCTAATTGTTGGAATTATTGCCATTACTTATTCTTTATTAAATTAA
- the truB gene encoding tRNA pseudouridine(55) synthase TruB, whose translation MKTADDYQAGQVLLIDKPLTWTSFQVVNKLRWEIRQAFNIKKIKVGHAGTLDPLATGLLVICTGKMTKQIDTFQGQIKEYTGTFVLGGTTPSYDLESEVNETFETSHITEDLIYGTTAQFIGDIEQFPPIFSALKKDGKRLYEYARAGETVEIKSRKINVSEFEITKIDDLNIDFRIVCSKGTYIRSLAHDFGKALQSGAHLSVLRRTKIGDFNVNDGDSIEGFIASLKV comes from the coding sequence ATGAAAACAGCCGACGATTACCAGGCGGGTCAAGTTCTATTGATCGATAAGCCACTAACATGGACTTCTTTTCAGGTGGTTAATAAACTCCGTTGGGAAATTCGCCAGGCTTTCAATATTAAAAAAATAAAAGTTGGCCACGCTGGAACTTTAGATCCTTTAGCCACTGGCTTATTGGTGATTTGTACCGGAAAAATGACCAAGCAGATTGACACCTTTCAAGGACAAATAAAAGAATACACAGGTACTTTTGTTTTAGGAGGCACAACGCCATCTTACGACTTGGAATCTGAAGTAAATGAAACCTTTGAAACCAGCCATATTACAGAAGATTTAATTTATGGCACTACTGCACAATTCATTGGTGATATTGAACAGTTTCCACCTATCTTTTCAGCATTAAAAAAAGATGGAAAACGCTTATACGAATACGCTCGTGCCGGCGAAACAGTTGAAATTAAATCGAGAAAAATAAATGTTTCAGAATTTGAAATCACCAAAATTGATGATTTAAATATTGATTTCAGAATAGTTTGTAGCAAAGGGACTTACATTCGCTCTTTGGCACACGATTTTGGAAAAGCATTACAATCTGGAGCCCACTTATCTGTTTTACGCAGAACAAAAATTGGTGATTTTAATGTGAATGATGGAGACTCTATCGAAGGCTTCATCGCATCGCTAAAAGTCTAA
- a CDS encoding thioredoxin family protein: MSNAIINSGLKNSISYQAYRDLVKQLVEKNANTGPEQNADLAGYTKLNDKRMKRWDKTIKISEDDKKQIEAFSQKSTWLVITESWCGDAAHVLPAINKIAELNDNIDMKVVLRDENLELIDAFLTNGGRAIPKVIMIDNATGKVLNTFGPRPSEATNLVNRFKAENGSLTPEFKEDLQYWYNKDKGQNIIKDVTKILSEVSPVTSV; this comes from the coding sequence ATGAGCAACGCTATTATAAATTCAGGATTAAAAAACAGTATTAGCTACCAAGCATATAGAGATTTGGTTAAGCAATTAGTAGAAAAAAATGCGAATACGGGTCCAGAACAAAATGCGGATTTAGCTGGTTATACTAAGCTTAACGATAAACGTATGAAGCGTTGGGATAAAACTATTAAAATTTCTGAAGATGATAAAAAGCAAATTGAAGCTTTTAGTCAAAAATCGACTTGGTTAGTAATTACCGAAAGTTGGTGTGGTGACGCAGCTCATGTTTTACCTGCTATTAATAAGATAGCAGAATTAAATGACAATATTGATATGAAAGTAGTGCTTCGTGATGAAAATTTGGAGCTTATAGATGCTTTTTTAACAAACGGAGGTCGTGCTATTCCTAAAGTAATTATGATTGATAATGCTACAGGTAAAGTTTTAAATACCTTTGGGCCAAGACCAAGCGAAGCTACTAATTTGGTTAACAGGTTTAAGGCCGAAAATGGTAGTTTAACTCCAGAATTTAAAGAAGATTTACAGTATTGGTATAATAAGGATAAGGGGCAAAATATTATAAAAGATGTAACTAAAATACTTTCGGAAGTAAGTCCAGTTACATCAGTTTAG
- a CDS encoding DNA-3-methyladenine glycosylase I: MTKHRCGWCEGDALYEAYHDEEWGVPVYDDATIFEFLILETFQAGLSWITVLRKRENFKKAFDNFDYKKIAEYSQDKMDDLLLDAGIIRNKLKVKATVTNAQAFIKIQDEFGSFSKYIWAFVKGKPIKNSVDHYKNAPPNTAISDALSKDLKKRGFKFVGSTVVYAHMQATGMVNDHEVNCFRYAEV; encoded by the coding sequence ATGACAAAACACAGATGTGGCTGGTGCGAAGGCGATGCTTTATATGAAGCTTATCACGATGAAGAATGGGGAGTTCCCGTTTATGATGATGCTACCATTTTTGAATTCTTAATATTAGAAACTTTTCAGGCCGGTTTAAGTTGGATTACAGTTTTACGGAAACGTGAAAACTTCAAAAAGGCTTTTGATAATTTCGACTATAAAAAAATTGCAGAATACAGTCAAGATAAAATGGACGATTTACTTTTGGATGCCGGCATTATTCGGAATAAACTAAAAGTAAAAGCTACAGTTACCAATGCACAAGCCTTTATAAAAATTCAAGACGAATTTGGAAGTTTCAGCAAATACATCTGGGCTTTTGTTAAAGGAAAACCTATTAAAAACAGTGTAGATCATTATAAAAACGCACCACCAAACACAGCAATTAGCGATGCTTTAAGTAAAGACTTAAAAAAACGTGGTTTTAAATTTGTAGGTTCTACCGTAGTTTATGCTCACATGCAAGCTACAGGAATGGTAAACGATCATGAAGTGAATTGTTTTAGGTATGCGGAAGTATAA
- a CDS encoding DUF2490 domain-containing protein: protein MVSQENLNTLGETRIAVNKKVSKVYDINFTLRSRYFLYQDSHLHYDQQQVDFYHFSKLKLDKRHTLSLGVYYRTRAPFDSGSNELRFFEQFSYKQQKLGVKYGHRFRAEQRILDANTIFRERYRFAANVPLKGETLDIGEPYLTSALEGLLSLSETEKPETDIRLTTQIGWQITEDIKLQTGLEHRLEAFNLAAKNNLFILTSATLNI from the coding sequence ATGGTTTCTCAGGAAAACCTCAATACTTTAGGCGAAACTAGAATTGCTGTAAACAAAAAAGTTTCGAAGGTGTATGATATTAATTTCACACTAAGATCGCGCTATTTTTTATACCAAGATAGCCACTTACATTACGACCAACAACAAGTAGATTTTTATCATTTTTCAAAATTAAAATTAGATAAACGCCATACTTTAAGTTTAGGTGTTTATTATAGAACTAGAGCCCCTTTTGATAGTGGTAGTAATGAATTACGCTTCTTTGAGCAATTTAGTTATAAGCAGCAAAAACTTGGCGTAAAATACGGCCATAGATTTAGAGCCGAACAACGTATACTAGATGCTAATACTATTTTTAGAGAACGTTATAGGTTTGCGGCAAACGTTCCTTTAAAGGGTGAAACACTAGACATTGGAGAACCTTATTTGACAAGTGCACTTGAAGGTTTATTAAGTTTAAGTGAAACAGAAAAACCAGAAACAGATATTAGATTAACCACCCAAATTGGTTGGCAAATTACTGAAGACATAAAATTACAAACCGGCTTAGAGCATAGACTCGAAGCTTTTAACCTTGCTGCAAAAAACAATTTATTTATTTTAACATCGGCAACCTTAAATATTTAA
- a CDS encoding tetratricopeptide repeat protein: MISKYKSLWQLSFVISFFMLFFTCSRQDTIRPEIEKKLVTLGSLAQTQPQQSLLELDSLLVNNKNLTTLERAMLLFNKGETLYLNDKFQEAFNVHLKCYKLFIELKDIYNEGRCLITLSGASLHMGDLETSQVYALKALNLAQLIGDTRIEGKAYNQLFSLHFRLKDYDKALSYIKATDSLYSKGTDTLSIISIKNNTASVYLQLKEYNKALASYSEAMSLSQSKRNPKILVSILNNIGYTYIEAGEYQSAEKFLRGAISLNKNIKAINAAPYKGLGNLFLLMTKNDSAQANYNKALDIYVSNNNTKDEIEVRDKLIAISIMSGDYVKALNNQIVRDSLQLNVSRLGKNRLLNFANVNYEVKQKETEINHQKEINSRNQWLLISTVMLFIFLSIATAFYIYNTKLRAANKASKLEQSLLRVQMNPHFIFNTLAAIQNITLEGNPIKSSNYIAKFSKLIRQNFDYVKKESITLDKEVAMISNYIETQQLRFNNAFTYSIEITESIDSAIIKVPPMLLQPFVENAIEYGLKEKKEDGKLILKIEKEAQGLKFVVLDNGIGRSAKAKQEKITEELHATSIFIERLKMRKKGEEKTFIIEDLFDNDNNPIGTKVFFKLKI, translated from the coding sequence ATGATTTCAAAATACAAAAGCTTGTGGCAATTAAGTTTTGTCATTTCTTTTTTCATGTTATTTTTCACTTGTTCAAGGCAAGATACTATTCGTCCCGAGATAGAAAAAAAACTAGTTACATTAGGTAGTTTAGCTCAAACACAACCTCAACAATCACTTCTAGAATTAGATAGTTTACTCGTAAATAATAAAAACCTAACAACTCTGGAGCGCGCCATGTTGTTGTTTAATAAAGGAGAAACTCTTTATCTAAACGATAAATTTCAAGAAGCATTTAATGTGCATTTAAAGTGTTACAAATTATTTATTGAGCTAAAAGACATATACAATGAGGGCCGTTGCTTAATTACATTAAGTGGTGCATCTCTGCACATGGGGGATTTAGAAACATCTCAAGTTTATGCATTAAAAGCATTGAATTTAGCCCAATTAATTGGAGATACACGCATAGAGGGTAAAGCCTATAATCAGTTATTTAGTTTACATTTTAGATTAAAAGATTACGACAAAGCATTATCCTACATAAAAGCAACAGATAGTTTATACTCTAAAGGAACGGATACGCTTTCTATTATTTCCATTAAAAACAACACAGCTAGTGTTTATTTGCAATTAAAAGAATACAACAAGGCTTTGGCGAGTTACTCGGAAGCAATGTCTTTAAGCCAATCTAAACGAAACCCAAAAATATTAGTTAGTATTTTAAATAACATAGGATACACTTATATTGAAGCTGGTGAATACCAAAGTGCAGAAAAATTTTTAAGAGGAGCCATTTCTTTAAATAAAAATATAAAAGCGATTAATGCCGCGCCATATAAAGGCTTAGGGAATCTGTTTTTATTAATGACTAAAAACGATTCCGCTCAAGCTAATTATAATAAAGCACTAGATATATATGTTTCTAATAACAACACAAAAGATGAGATAGAGGTTAGAGATAAGCTAATCGCTATATCTATTATGTCTGGAGATTATGTAAAGGCTTTAAACAACCAAATAGTTCGGGATAGTTTACAATTAAACGTAAGCCGTTTAGGAAAAAACAGACTTTTAAATTTTGCTAATGTCAACTATGAAGTAAAACAAAAAGAAACGGAAATTAATCATCAAAAAGAAATTAACTCCAGAAATCAATGGCTTTTAATAAGTACGGTTATGCTGTTTATATTCCTATCTATAGCAACAGCCTTTTATATATATAACACCAAATTACGTGCCGCCAACAAAGCCTCGAAACTAGAACAAAGCTTACTGCGTGTACAAATGAATCCTCATTTTATATTCAATACACTAGCTGCTATTCAGAATATAACTTTAGAAGGAAACCCAATAAAGTCATCGAATTATATAGCGAAGTTTTCTAAATTAATTAGGCAGAACTTCGACTATGTTAAAAAAGAATCTATTACGCTAGATAAAGAGGTCGCCATGATTTCTAACTATATAGAAACACAACAATTACGCTTTAACAATGCATTTACATATTCTATAGAAATCACAGAATCGATAGATAGCGCCATAATAAAAGTACCGCCAATGCTATTGCAGCCTTTTGTGGAAAACGCCATAGAATACGGCTTAAAAGAGAAAAAAGAAGACGGAAAACTTATCCTTAAAATAGAAAAAGAAGCACAAGGCTTGAAATTTGTTGTTTTAGATAACGGCATAGGAAGATCTGCAAAAGCAAAGCAAGAAAAAATAACAGAAGAGCTCCACGCAACATCTATTTTTATAGAGCGTTTAAAAATGAGAAAAAAGGGTGAAGAGAAAACCTTTATTATCGAAGATTTATTTGATAATGACAACAACCCTATTGGTACTAAAGTATTTTTTAAATTAAAAATTTAA
- a CDS encoding LytR/AlgR family response regulator transcription factor — protein MIKAVIIEDEFNALNTLDKLIKYTQKDIEVIAKIDNVTDAITFLKSQTPDLVFLDIELIGGNAFQILEALDSIAFKIIFTTAYDEFAIKAIKFDTIDYLLKPIDSEELSECIDRFRIAFKKEQVYKNAIDKVSEINDKELQKTLLIKTADAQYFLQTKDIVRCQSDGAYTIFHTVDKKIMSARNLKYYENILSEHTFVRVHQSHLVNIKYIKSINANNTVCLTNDERIPVATRKKSYLKQLLDTL, from the coding sequence ATGATAAAAGCAGTTATAATAGAAGACGAGTTTAATGCTTTAAATACGTTAGACAAACTTATTAAATACACCCAAAAAGATATTGAGGTTATTGCTAAAATAGATAATGTTACAGACGCTATAACATTTTTAAAAAGCCAAACTCCAGATCTTGTTTTTTTGGATATTGAACTTATTGGCGGCAATGCGTTTCAAATACTAGAAGCTCTAGATAGTATTGCTTTCAAAATAATTTTCACAACGGCCTATGATGAGTTTGCTATAAAAGCCATTAAATTCGATACTATCGATTATTTATTAAAACCTATAGATTCTGAAGAATTATCGGAATGTATTGATAGATTTAGAATTGCTTTTAAAAAGGAACAAGTTTATAAAAATGCGATAGATAAGGTTTCGGAAATTAATGATAAGGAACTTCAAAAAACATTATTAATTAAAACTGCAGATGCACAATATTTTCTTCAAACAAAAGATATTGTTCGTTGCCAATCCGATGGTGCTTATACTATTTTTCATACTGTAGACAAAAAAATAATGAGTGCTCGCAACTTAAAATATTATGAAAATATTTTAAGCGAACACACCTTTGTACGCGTACATCAATCGCATTTAGTAAATATAAAATACATAAAATCGATTAATGCTAACAATACCGTTTGCTTAACAAACGATGAAAGAATACCAGTCGCTACACGAAAAAAATCTTACTTAAAACAGCTTTTAGACACCCTATAA